One Micromonospora craniellae genomic region harbors:
- the nrdR gene encoding transcriptional regulator NrdR: MRCPYCRHADSRVVDSREADDGQLIRRRRSCPECGKRFTTVEEAVLAVVKRSGVTEPFSRTKIIGGVRKACQGRPVDEDSIAILAQRVEETIRAKGAAEIPSHDVGLAILGPLRDLDEVAYLRFASVYRSFDSLADFEREIETLRAAARAREGAGAEAAHAQ; the protein is encoded by the coding sequence ATGCGGTGTCCGTACTGCCGGCACGCCGACTCCCGGGTGGTCGACTCGCGGGAGGCGGACGACGGCCAGTTGATCCGTCGGCGGCGCTCCTGCCCGGAGTGCGGCAAACGGTTCACCACCGTCGAGGAGGCGGTGCTGGCGGTGGTCAAGCGCAGCGGGGTGACCGAGCCGTTCAGTCGTACGAAAATCATCGGCGGAGTGCGCAAGGCGTGCCAGGGGCGGCCGGTCGACGAGGACTCGATCGCGATCCTGGCACAGCGGGTCGAGGAGACCATCCGCGCCAAGGGGGCCGCCGAGATCCCCAGCCACGATGTCGGGCTGGCCATCCTGGGTCCCCTGCGGGACCTGGACGAGGTCGCCTACCTGCGATTCGCCAGCGTCTACCGGTCGTTCGACTCGCTCGCCGACTTCGAGCGGGAGATCGAGACGCTGCGAGCCGCCGCGCGCGCCCGGGAGGGTGCCGGGGCCGAAGCGGCCCACGCGCAGTGA
- the lexA gene encoding transcriptional repressor LexA, translated as MTEDRANRPKSPQQSTEAGPPAARRRSVTRTRSGQPAVRPVTPVVSGFPDPATVDLTARQRRILDFIRTWVERHGYPPSVREIGEAVGLVSPSSVAYQLKELEKKGFLRRDPNRPRAVDVRSPSDVDDELARSQRPTPAYVPMLGRIAAGGPILAEQSMEEVFPLPRELVGEGEVFMLQVKGDSMLDAAICDGDWVVVRQQPTADSGEIVAAMLDGEATVKTYRRRDGHVWLMPQNPAFDPISGDDATIMGRVVAVLRRI; from the coding sequence GTGACCGAGGACCGGGCCAACCGGCCGAAGAGCCCGCAGCAGAGCACCGAGGCGGGTCCGCCGGCCGCCCGTCGCCGCAGCGTCACCCGCACCCGTTCCGGCCAGCCCGCCGTACGCCCGGTGACACCGGTGGTCAGCGGATTTCCCGACCCGGCGACCGTCGACCTGACCGCCCGTCAGCGACGCATCCTCGACTTCATCCGCACCTGGGTGGAACGGCACGGCTACCCGCCGAGCGTGCGTGAGATCGGCGAGGCGGTCGGGCTGGTTTCCCCATCGAGCGTCGCCTACCAGCTCAAGGAGTTGGAAAAGAAAGGCTTCCTGCGACGCGACCCGAACCGTCCCCGCGCGGTCGACGTCCGCTCCCCCAGCGACGTCGACGACGAGTTGGCCCGCTCGCAGCGCCCCACGCCCGCGTACGTGCCGATGCTCGGCCGGATCGCCGCCGGTGGACCGATCCTCGCCGAACAGTCCATGGAGGAGGTCTTCCCGCTGCCCCGCGAGCTGGTCGGCGAGGGCGAGGTCTTCATGCTCCAGGTCAAGGGCGACTCGATGCTCGACGCGGCGATCTGCGACGGCGACTGGGTGGTCGTCCGGCAGCAGCCGACCGCCGACTCCGGCGAGATCGTCGCCGCCATGCTGGACGGCGAGGCGACCGTGAAGACCTACCGGCGGCGCGACGGCCACGTCTGGCTGATGCCGCAGAACCCGGCCTTCGACCCGATCTCCGGTGACGACGCCACCATCATGGGCCGGGTGGTCGCGGTGCTGCGCCGGATCTGA
- a CDS encoding SMP-30/gluconolactonase/LRE family protein, giving the protein MHRTVSSVTVALGLFGATVAVTGVTIAAPGSSPPAYAASLVTDVAPPAASTDVGPVLAAGAVAPAAVPVAAAPVAAGPLTAVPRKQCSVTDPRLREMSGLVVTRNGYIVINDSTEQDSRKQVFYLNKDCQVTRAVPYSGAGPFDTEDLAVSPDGRTLWIADTGDNITSRERRKRVAVWSMPINGSKSPVLHRLAYPDGKPRDAEALLIGNDNLPLIITKVTSGKAEIFTADGELKTGDTEPVPMKKLGDIELPKTDTENPLSTFGRVAITGAARSPDGARVVLRTYADAFEYDVQNGDIVSALTRTTPRVTALADPFGEAIAYSTDGKTFLTVSDAGHLEDDEPVDILSYTPSTEGPKNLADDPDAVQNAAGRSWFDGLTLNDITYLIATVGVLGALLVGAGIVGILRARKRPVPAGKSRDGDGDDDPGRKDAGSGPKDRGRGAVYGGVQSGAVHGGPAKGERPDGARSGAVYGGGRPAAANGSRPAQGGGVYGGGGRSGGEGGPAYGGGRPGGGGRPAGSGRSGGGGVYGGGGRAGGPPPGGGGDGRGAPGGGGRSGGVPGGGRGSGAPGGGGRSGGVPGGGGRAGGRPGGGQGGQPGGSGRAEPPRRGGSGGEPDYRGRRSGRYREDGNEPYGQMPGGNYGYRGDRY; this is encoded by the coding sequence ATGCACCGCACTGTCTCCTCGGTCACGGTTGCGCTCGGCCTGTTCGGGGCCACCGTGGCGGTCACCGGCGTCACTATCGCCGCGCCCGGGTCGTCGCCGCCCGCGTACGCCGCATCGCTGGTGACCGATGTCGCCCCGCCGGCCGCATCGACCGACGTGGGGCCGGTGCTCGCCGCTGGCGCCGTCGCGCCGGCGGCGGTGCCGGTGGCCGCTGCGCCGGTGGCGGCCGGGCCGCTCACGGCGGTGCCCAGGAAGCAGTGTTCGGTCACCGACCCGAGGCTGCGGGAGATGTCCGGTCTGGTGGTCACCCGCAACGGGTACATCGTGATCAACGACAGCACCGAACAGGACAGCCGCAAGCAGGTCTTCTATCTCAACAAGGACTGCCAGGTCACCCGCGCGGTCCCGTACTCCGGTGCGGGGCCGTTCGACACCGAGGACCTCGCCGTCTCACCGGACGGCAGGACGTTGTGGATCGCCGACACCGGTGACAACATCACCAGCCGGGAGCGCCGCAAGCGGGTCGCGGTCTGGAGCATGCCGATCAACGGAAGCAAGTCGCCGGTCCTGCACCGGTTGGCGTACCCGGACGGCAAGCCCCGTGACGCCGAGGCGCTGCTGATCGGCAACGACAACCTCCCGTTGATCATCACGAAGGTCACCTCCGGCAAGGCGGAGATCTTCACCGCCGACGGTGAGCTCAAGACCGGTGACACCGAGCCGGTGCCGATGAAGAAACTCGGCGACATCGAGCTGCCCAAGACCGACACCGAGAACCCGCTGAGCACCTTCGGCCGGGTGGCGATCACCGGCGCGGCCCGCTCCCCGGACGGCGCCCGGGTGGTGCTGCGTACGTACGCCGACGCCTTCGAGTACGACGTGCAGAACGGGGACATCGTCAGCGCGCTGACCAGGACCACGCCCCGGGTCACCGCGCTGGCCGACCCGTTCGGCGAGGCGATCGCGTACTCGACCGACGGCAAGACCTTCCTGACCGTCTCCGACGCGGGACATCTCGAGGACGACGAGCCGGTCGACATCCTCAGCTACACCCCCTCCACGGAGGGTCCGAAGAACCTCGCCGACGATCCGGACGCGGTGCAGAACGCTGCCGGCCGGTCGTGGTTCGACGGGTTGACCCTGAACGACATCACGTACCTGATCGCCACCGTGGGCGTGCTCGGCGCGTTACTGGTGGGCGCCGGCATTGTCGGCATCCTGCGGGCGCGCAAGCGCCCGGTGCCGGCCGGCAAGAGCCGCGACGGCGACGGTGACGACGACCCGGGCCGCAAGGACGCCGGCTCTGGTCCGAAGGACCGAGGTCGGGGCGCGGTGTACGGCGGCGTCCAGTCCGGTGCCGTCCACGGCGGTCCGGCGAAGGGTGAACGGCCCGACGGCGCCCGCTCGGGGGCGGTCTACGGCGGCGGCCGTCCCGCGGCTGCCAACGGCTCTCGCCCGGCGCAGGGCGGTGGCGTCTACGGCGGTGGCGGCCGGTCCGGCGGCGAGGGCGGCCCGGCCTACGGCGGCGGCCGCCCCGGTGGTGGTGGCCGCCCGGCGGGCAGCGGACGCTCCGGCGGCGGCGGTGTCTACGGCGGCGGTGGCCGGGCCGGCGGGCCGCCGCCCGGTGGCGGTGGCGACGGCCGTGGTGCCCCCGGCGGTGGCGGCCGCAGTGGTGGCGTGCCCGGCGGCGGCCGTGGCAGTGGTGCTCCCGGTGGCGGTGGCCGCAGCGGTGGTGTGCCCGGTGGCGGCGGCCGTGCGGGCGGGCGGCCCGGCGGTGGGCAGGGTGGCCAGCCCGGGGGCAGTGGCCGCGCGGAACCGCCCCGGCGGGGTGGATCCGGCGGAGAACCGGACTACCGGGGCCGGCGCTCCGGCCGCTACCGCGAGGACGGCAACGAGCCGTACGGCCAGATGCCGGGCGGCAACTACGGCTACCGAGGCGACCGGTACTGA
- the hflX gene encoding GTPase HflX — protein sequence MRDQETQVPFLDDELDATTGDYELSERQALRRVPGLSTELTDVTEVEYRQLRLERVVLVGVWTEGTQTDAENSLTELAALAETAGSQVLEGLIQRRTRPDPATYIGRGKVDDLGSVVFSAGADTVICDGELSPSQLRNLEQRTKVKVVDRTALILDIFAQHAKSKEGRAQVELAQLEYLLPRLRGWGETLSRQTGGSGRGGGAGGGVGVRGPGETKLETDRRRIRHRIARLRREIKAMRTVRETKRARRTRNAVPAVAIAGYTNAGKSSLLNRLTGAGVLVEDALFATLDPTTRRSTTADGRVYTLSDTVGFVRHLPHQIVEAFRSTLEEVAEADLVVHVVDGAHPDPQEQVRAVREVLGEVGADRLPELLVVNKTDAADEETLLHLKRLWPEAIFVSAHRGSGIDDLRAAIEQRLPRPAVELRVVLPYERGDLVARLHRQGEVLSTAHLPEGTMLHVRVNEALAAELIEYVDATQAVRTAR from the coding sequence TTGCGCGACCAGGAGACCCAGGTTCCATTTCTCGACGACGAGCTCGACGCCACCACCGGTGATTACGAGCTCTCCGAGCGGCAGGCGTTGCGACGGGTCCCCGGCCTCTCCACCGAGCTGACCGACGTCACCGAGGTCGAATACCGCCAGCTCCGGCTGGAGCGGGTTGTCCTGGTCGGAGTCTGGACCGAGGGCACCCAGACCGATGCGGAGAACTCCCTGACCGAGCTGGCCGCGCTGGCCGAGACCGCCGGCTCGCAGGTGCTGGAAGGGCTGATCCAGCGGCGTACCCGGCCGGACCCGGCCACCTACATCGGGCGCGGCAAGGTCGACGACCTGGGCTCGGTGGTCTTCTCGGCCGGTGCCGACACGGTGATCTGCGACGGTGAGTTGTCCCCGTCCCAGCTGCGCAACCTGGAGCAGCGCACCAAGGTCAAGGTGGTCGACCGGACGGCGCTGATCCTCGACATCTTCGCCCAGCACGCCAAGAGCAAGGAGGGCCGGGCCCAGGTCGAGCTGGCCCAGCTCGAATACCTGCTACCCCGCCTGCGTGGTTGGGGCGAGACGCTGTCCCGGCAGACCGGTGGTTCCGGCCGTGGCGGCGGCGCCGGTGGCGGCGTGGGTGTGCGCGGTCCGGGTGAGACCAAGCTGGAGACCGACCGGCGGCGCATCCGCCACCGGATCGCCCGGCTCCGCCGTGAGATCAAGGCCATGCGGACGGTACGCGAGACCAAGCGCGCCCGCCGTACCCGGAACGCGGTGCCGGCCGTGGCCATCGCCGGCTACACCAACGCCGGCAAGTCGAGCCTGCTCAACCGGCTCACCGGTGCCGGTGTGCTGGTCGAGGACGCGCTCTTCGCCACGCTCGACCCGACCACCCGCCGTTCCACCACCGCCGACGGGCGGGTCTACACGCTTTCGGACACGGTCGGTTTCGTCCGGCACCTGCCGCACCAGATCGTCGAGGCGTTCCGCTCGACTCTGGAGGAGGTTGCCGAGGCGGACCTGGTGGTGCACGTGGTCGACGGTGCCCACCCCGACCCGCAGGAGCAGGTCCGGGCCGTCCGCGAGGTGCTCGGCGAGGTCGGTGCGGACCGGCTGCCCGAGCTGCTGGTGGTCAACAAGACCGACGCCGCCGACGAGGAGACTCTGCTGCACCTCAAGCGACTCTGGCCCGAGGCGATCTTCGTATCCGCGCACCGTGGTAGCGGCATCGACGATCTGCGGGCGGCGATCGAGCAGCGGCTGCCACGCCCGGCGGTGGAGTTGCGCGTGGTGCTGCCGTACGAGCGGGGTGACCTGGTGGCCCGCCTGCACCGGCAGGGCGAGGTACTCAGCACCGCGCACCTGCCCGAGGGCACCATGCTGCACGTACGCGTCAACGAGGCGCTTGCCGCCGAGTTGATCGAGTACGTCGACGCGACGCAGGCGGTTCGTACCGCGCGGTGA
- a CDS encoding NAD-dependent malic enzyme: protein MPTTRLPSAGFSITIRIAVPADASSIGRLTTSVGEAGAIVTALDVVDSDPTHVIVDLTCDTADAGHADQVVDALTALDGVDVRKVSDRTFLLHLGGKIEVSSKVALRTRDELSRAYTPGVARVCQAIAENPADARRLTIKRNTVAVVSDGSAVLGLGNLGPAASLPVMEGKAALFKRFGGVDAWPVVLDTQDTDEIVAIVKAIAPAYGGINLEDIAAPRCFEIEAQLREALDIPVFHDDQHGTAICVLAALTNALRVVGKQLADVRVIISGAGAAGTAIMKLLLRQGVGDIIACDRQGALYRGQTDLNPAWEWLAQNTNRDGYSGDLAGALDGADVFIGVSAPNLLTGDDLATMAKNSIVFALANPDPEVDPREARKHAAVVATGRSDQPNQINNVLAFPGVFRGMLDAHAEEFTEEMALAAARAIADVVGEEKINPTVIVPSVFDSRVAPAVAAAVRAAAQNPAATPPPAADPGPADLPEIAANASATP, encoded by the coding sequence GTGCCCACTACCCGACTGCCCAGTGCCGGATTCTCGATCACGATCCGGATCGCCGTACCCGCCGATGCGTCCTCGATCGGCCGGTTGACCACCTCCGTGGGCGAGGCCGGGGCCATCGTCACGGCACTGGACGTGGTCGACTCCGACCCGACCCACGTGATCGTCGACCTCACCTGCGACACCGCCGACGCCGGGCACGCCGACCAGGTCGTGGACGCGCTCACCGCGCTGGACGGCGTGGACGTGCGCAAGGTCTCCGACCGTACCTTCCTGCTGCACCTCGGCGGCAAGATCGAGGTCAGCTCGAAGGTGGCGCTGCGGACCCGGGACGAGCTGTCCCGGGCGTACACCCCGGGGGTGGCGCGGGTCTGCCAGGCGATCGCGGAGAACCCGGCCGACGCCCGGCGGCTGACCATCAAGCGCAACACGGTCGCCGTGGTCAGCGACGGCTCGGCCGTGCTCGGACTGGGCAACCTCGGGCCGGCCGCCTCGCTGCCGGTGATGGAGGGCAAGGCGGCGCTGTTCAAGCGCTTCGGCGGGGTGGACGCCTGGCCGGTGGTGCTGGACACCCAGGACACCGACGAGATCGTCGCCATCGTGAAGGCGATCGCGCCCGCGTACGGCGGGATCAACCTGGAGGACATCGCCGCGCCGCGCTGCTTCGAGATCGAGGCGCAGCTGCGCGAGGCGCTGGACATCCCGGTCTTCCACGACGACCAGCACGGCACCGCGATCTGCGTGCTGGCCGCGCTCACCAACGCGCTGCGCGTGGTGGGCAAACAGCTCGCCGACGTGCGGGTAATAATCTCCGGCGCCGGCGCGGCAGGCACCGCGATCATGAAGCTGCTGCTGCGCCAGGGCGTCGGCGACATCATCGCGTGCGACCGGCAGGGTGCTCTGTACCGCGGCCAGACCGACCTCAACCCGGCCTGGGAATGGCTGGCCCAGAACACCAACCGGGACGGCTACTCGGGTGACCTGGCCGGTGCGCTCGACGGCGCGGACGTCTTCATCGGCGTGAGCGCGCCGAACCTGCTCACCGGCGACGACCTCGCCACCATGGCCAAGAACTCGATCGTCTTCGCGCTGGCCAACCCGGACCCGGAGGTCGACCCCCGGGAGGCGCGCAAGCACGCCGCCGTCGTCGCCACCGGCCGCTCCGACCAGCCGAACCAGATCAACAACGTGCTCGCCTTCCCGGGCGTGTTCCGCGGCATGCTCGACGCGCACGCCGAGGAGTTCACCGAGGAGATGGCACTGGCCGCCGCCCGGGCAATCGCCGACGTGGTCGGCGAGGAGAAGATCAACCCCACGGTCATCGTGCCCAGCGTCTTCGACTCCCGGGTGGCCCCGGCGGTCGCCGCCGCCGTCCGCGCCGCCGCCCAGAACCCGGCCGCCACCCCTCCCCCCGCCGCCGACCCGGGCCCCGCCGACCTCCCCGAGATCGCCGCCAACGCCTCCGCCACCCCCTGA
- the dapF gene encoding diaminopimelate epimerase, with amino-acid sequence MEFTKGHGTANDFVILPDPDGALDLTPEKVAAICDRRRGLGGDGVLRVVRAARHPDGIALAGEAEWFMDYWNSDGSFAEMCGNGTRVFVRYLLDTGLATPGDGDLPVATRAGIVHARVAGDAVAVQMRRPRLYAASTAALGGLALPGTAVDVGNPHLVCPLPAGLDLAGLDLTRAPHVDEDLFPHGVNVEFTAPGDAVDGGDPHVLMRVYERGSAETLSCGTGACAVAAVALYDAGRETGTVAVDVPGGRLTVTVDEGSCWLSGPAVLVATGTITLV; translated from the coding sequence GTGGAGTTCACCAAGGGACACGGCACCGCCAACGACTTCGTGATCCTGCCCGATCCGGACGGCGCACTCGACCTGACACCCGAGAAGGTGGCGGCGATCTGCGACCGGCGACGCGGCCTCGGCGGGGATGGTGTGCTGCGGGTGGTCCGCGCTGCCAGGCACCCGGACGGCATCGCCCTGGCTGGCGAGGCCGAGTGGTTCATGGACTACTGGAACTCCGACGGATCCTTCGCCGAGATGTGCGGCAACGGCACCCGGGTCTTCGTCCGGTACCTGCTGGACACCGGGCTGGCCACCCCGGGCGACGGCGACCTCCCGGTGGCCACCCGCGCCGGCATCGTGCACGCCCGGGTCGCCGGCGACGCTGTGGCCGTCCAGATGCGTCGTCCCCGGTTGTACGCCGCCTCGACGGCCGCCCTGGGCGGGCTGGCCCTGCCCGGCACGGCGGTGGACGTCGGCAACCCGCACCTGGTCTGCCCGCTGCCCGCCGGCCTGGATCTCGCCGGACTCGACCTGACCCGGGCGCCCCACGTCGACGAGGACCTCTTCCCGCACGGGGTGAACGTCGAGTTCACCGCCCCCGGTGACGCCGTCGACGGCGGTGACCCGCACGTGCTGATGCGGGTCTACGAGCGCGGCTCGGCCGAGACCCTCTCCTGCGGCACCGGCGCGTGCGCGGTCGCCGCCGTCGCCCTGTACGACGCCGGCCGGGAGACCGGCACGGTCGCGGTCGACGTACCCGGCGGCCGTCTCACGGTGACCGTCGACGAGGGCTCCTGCTGGCTCTCCGGCCCCGCCGTCCTCGTAGCCACCGGCACCATCACCCTCGTCTGA
- the miaA gene encoding tRNA (adenosine(37)-N6)-dimethylallyltransferase MiaA, whose translation MSAPGTVVAVVGPTAAGKSALSIALAHALDGEVVNADSMQLYRGLDIGTAKLTVAEREGVPHHLLDLWEVAEPASVAEYQGLARAAIDDILARGRVPLLVGGSGLYVRAVLERFEFPGTDPALRERLEGELVAVGPAPLYARLRAADPAAADGILPGNGRRIVRALEVIELTGRPFTAALPEPTPYYPAVQLGVDLDTARLDDRIATRVDRMWADGLVAETRQLVGHGLAQGRTASRALGYQQVLRFLAGELTETEAHDETIRATRRFVRRQRSWFRRDPRVHWLDSADPGLIEATLRTVRAAAP comes from the coding sequence ATGAGCGCCCCGGGCACCGTGGTCGCGGTGGTCGGGCCGACGGCGGCGGGCAAGTCGGCGCTGAGCATCGCGCTGGCGCACGCGCTCGACGGCGAGGTGGTCAACGCCGATTCGATGCAGCTCTACCGGGGCCTGGACATCGGCACCGCGAAGCTCACCGTCGCCGAACGGGAGGGCGTGCCGCACCACCTGCTGGACCTCTGGGAGGTGGCCGAGCCGGCCAGCGTCGCGGAGTACCAGGGGCTGGCCCGCGCGGCGATCGACGACATCCTGGCCCGGGGCCGCGTGCCGCTGCTGGTCGGCGGCTCCGGACTGTACGTGCGGGCGGTGCTGGAGCGGTTCGAGTTCCCCGGCACCGACCCGGCACTGCGCGAACGCCTAGAGGGCGAGCTGGTCGCCGTCGGCCCGGCACCGCTGTACGCGCGGCTGCGCGCGGCCGACCCGGCGGCGGCGGACGGCATCCTGCCCGGCAACGGCCGGCGGATCGTCCGGGCGCTGGAGGTGATCGAGCTGACCGGCCGGCCGTTCACCGCCGCGTTGCCGGAGCCGACGCCGTACTACCCCGCCGTCCAGCTCGGCGTCGATCTGGACACCGCCCGGCTCGACGACCGCATCGCCACCCGGGTGGACCGGATGTGGGCCGACGGTCTGGTCGCCGAGACCCGGCAGCTGGTCGGCCACGGCCTGGCGCAGGGGCGTACGGCCAGTCGGGCGCTCGGCTACCAGCAGGTGCTGCGCTTCCTCGCCGGCGAGCTGACCGAGACCGAGGCGCATGACGAGACGATCCGGGCCACCCGTCGCTTCGTCCGCCGCCAGCGGTCCTGGTTCCGGCGTGACCCGCGAGTGCACTGGCTCGACTCGGCCGATCCGGGACTGATCGAGGCCACCCTCCGGACGGTCCGTGCCGCTGCGCCATGA
- a CDS encoding class III extradiol dioxygenase subunit B-like domain-containing protein: protein MPLVAAAVCPHPPLLVPEAAGAAAPELDDLRTACDAAVARLLDSGARRVLVIGVDDRTADLDFPYRGSFAPWGVSVEVLLGSLPDGRVGTDRLPLSLLVGAWLLSRRPVTASGGTSWRMSTVAADTSTETCAALGAQLGPNHPWALLVMGDGSASRGEKAPGYADPRAEAYDETVGKALADADVDALLGLDPVLSAQLKVAGRAPWQVLAGAARATGGDWRGELRHHSAPYGVAYLVANWERA, encoded by the coding sequence GTGCCACTGGTCGCCGCCGCCGTCTGCCCCCACCCACCGCTGCTGGTCCCCGAGGCGGCCGGTGCCGCCGCGCCCGAACTGGACGACCTGCGTACCGCCTGCGACGCCGCCGTCGCCCGGCTGCTCGACTCCGGCGCCCGCCGTGTCCTGGTGATCGGCGTCGACGACCGCACCGCCGATCTCGACTTTCCGTACCGTGGCAGTTTCGCGCCCTGGGGAGTGTCGGTGGAGGTGCTGCTCGGCAGCCTTCCCGACGGCCGGGTCGGCACCGACCGCCTGCCGCTCAGCCTGCTCGTCGGCGCCTGGCTGCTGAGCCGGCGACCGGTGACGGCGTCGGGCGGCACGAGCTGGCGGATGTCGACCGTCGCCGCTGACACGTCGACTGAGACGTGTGCCGCTCTCGGCGCCCAACTCGGGCCGAACCATCCGTGGGCGCTGCTGGTGATGGGGGACGGGTCGGCCAGCCGGGGCGAGAAGGCGCCTGGCTACGCCGATCCGCGCGCCGAAGCGTACGACGAGACGGTCGGGAAAGCCCTCGCCGACGCGGACGTCGACGCGCTGCTCGGCCTGGACCCTGTCCTGTCGGCGCAGCTCAAGGTCGCTGGGCGGGCGCCCTGGCAGGTGCTCGCCGGCGCGGCGCGGGCGACCGGCGGCGACTGGCGCGGCGAGCTGCGTCACCACAGCGCGCCCTACGGCGTGGCCTACCTCGTGGCGAACTGGGAACGCGCATGA
- a CDS encoding DUF349 domain-containing protein, whose product MSDWTAFGRVDADGTVYVKTAEGERVVGSWQAGAPEEGLAHFARRFADLVTEVDLTEARLNSGAADANHSLSTIRRIRASLAEAHVVGDIDALAARLDKLATVAEEKAGEARAAKEAARTEALARKTTLVEEAEKLAAESTGWKTAGDRLKEILDEWKTIRGVDKKADGELWKRFAAARDGFTRRRGAHFASLDAQRKQAQTVKEELVAEAEKISDSTDWASTANQLKELMNQWKAAPRASKEAEQRLWERFRAAQDAFFTRRSEVFSARDNEQRANLERKQALLGEAEALDVEGDPKGAQAKLRDIQAQWHEAGRVPRETAAGLERRLRAVDEKVREVMDSAWRRTTREDNPLLAQMRSQVAEAEERLARAKAAGDARRIKEAEQALASKRQFLQLAEQAG is encoded by the coding sequence ATGAGCGACTGGACTGCCTTCGGACGGGTGGACGCGGACGGCACCGTTTACGTCAAGACCGCCGAGGGCGAGCGGGTGGTCGGATCCTGGCAGGCGGGAGCACCGGAGGAGGGATTGGCGCACTTTGCGCGCCGCTTCGCCGACCTGGTGACCGAGGTGGATCTGACCGAGGCGCGGCTCAACTCGGGCGCGGCGGACGCCAACCATTCGCTGAGCACGATCCGCCGGATCCGCGCCTCGTTGGCCGAGGCGCACGTGGTCGGTGACATCGACGCCCTCGCCGCCCGGCTCGACAAGCTGGCCACGGTGGCCGAGGAGAAGGCCGGCGAGGCGCGGGCCGCCAAGGAGGCCGCCCGCACGGAGGCCCTGGCGCGGAAGACCACGCTGGTCGAGGAGGCGGAGAAGCTGGCCGCTGAGTCGACCGGCTGGAAGACCGCCGGCGACCGGCTCAAGGAGATCCTCGACGAGTGGAAGACCATTCGGGGGGTCGACAAGAAGGCCGACGGTGAGCTGTGGAAGCGGTTCGCTGCCGCCCGGGACGGCTTCACCCGCCGTCGGGGCGCCCACTTCGCCTCCCTGGACGCGCAGCGCAAGCAGGCGCAGACGGTCAAGGAGGAACTGGTCGCCGAGGCCGAGAAGATCTCCGACTCCACCGACTGGGCGTCCACCGCCAACCAGCTCAAGGAGCTGATGAACCAGTGGAAGGCCGCGCCGCGCGCCTCCAAGGAGGCCGAGCAGCGGCTGTGGGAGAGGTTCCGGGCCGCGCAGGACGCCTTCTTCACCCGGCGCAGTGAGGTATTCTCGGCGCGCGACAACGAGCAGCGCGCCAACCTGGAGCGCAAGCAGGCGCTGCTCGGCGAGGCCGAGGCGCTGGACGTCGAGGGCGACCCGAAGGGCGCGCAGGCGAAGCTGCGGGACATCCAGGCGCAGTGGCACGAGGCCGGCCGGGTTCCCCGGGAGACGGCGGCCGGGCTGGAGCGCCGGCTGCGGGCCGTCGACGAGAAGGTCCGCGAAGTGATGGACTCGGCCTGGCGCCGGACCACCCGCGAGGACAACCCGCTGCTGGCCCAGATGCGGTCCCAGGTGGCCGAGGCCGAGGAGCGGCTGGCCCGCGCTAAGGCGGCCGGCGACGCCCGACGGATCAAGGAGGCCGAGCAGGCGCTCGCCTCCAAGCGGCAGTTCCTCCAGCTGGCCGAACAGGCCGGCTGA